A genomic region of Miscanthus floridulus cultivar M001 chromosome 3, ASM1932011v1, whole genome shotgun sequence contains the following coding sequences:
- the LOC136543945 gene encoding uncharacterized protein, with amino-acid sequence MADALIPSLMIGDCCAPICVCASRLWDFCDPQDETKILHTDLVLINEEGHAIHVQIYPPLIESFKPLLKEGTVYNITYFKVKKTNMNYNPVPNSSMINFTRWTSVEEVVEIPPAFPTYTYSLTPIEQVQTLVDQKEHYTDVIGIVTSVSSVTSLRTRGRQVDSLKRTIVIHNARWPVFVRGVTMQMKKEFLVTVTIKKIDKSWCYNSCKKCLHTAIPHGDSYKCIDPQCGTIGVPDHRYKLSIFAGDETGDTEFVLFGRVAQCLIKKSVDTLIAGNLVGFIPNEITRLLEKVFIWNVSFSEYTIQSGNVSFQVNATIAEIDTGTHLPMSPAGSQQSSLMLSQDASNRMQGTPQKGEVLTLPSSPVTPQGGKAVAEYKTTPDTSAKTLLSSESVDAPETLEKSPAPTQDNIAEINIMQMHQVAPLQPRHRTVLRKKGRVLHLTRKLQRSCSLMKMRGVTPIKALQMALLSLVQTQMLSCLKRSTHILSPYLRSALLICVLSGAHTFCHILV; translated from the exons ATGGCTGATGCTTTGATTCCAAGTCTTATGATTGGAGACTGCTGTGCACCCATATGCGTGTGTGCTTCTAGGCTTTGGGATTTCTGTGATCCCCAGGATGAGACCAAGATACTACACACTGATCTGGTGCTGATCAATGAAGAG GGACACGCCATACATGTGCAGATCTACCCACCTctgatagagagtttcaagcctCTATTAAAAGAAGGCACAGTCTACAACATCACATATTTCAAAGTCAAGAAGACAAACATGAATTACAACCCAGTTCCAAATTCTAGCATGATCAACTTTACAAGATGGACTTCAGTGGAGGAGGTTGTTGAGATCCCACCGGCTTTTCCTACATATACCTACTCCCTTACTCCGATAGAGCAAGTGCAAACACTTGTTGACCAGAAGGAGCACTACACAG ATGTCATTGGGATAGTTACCTCTGTCTCAAGTGTTACGTCCCTGCGGACAAGAGGACGACAGGTTGACAGCTTAAAAAGGACTATTGTTATACACAATGCAAG ATGGCCTGTGTTTGTCAGGGGGGTCACCATGCAAATG AAAAAGGAGTTCTTGGTTACGGTGACAATTAAGAAGATTGACAAGTCATGGTGCTACAACTCGTGCAAGAAATGTCTTCACACAGCCATACCTCATGGTGACTCCTACAAATGCATCGACCCACAATGTGGTACCATTGGCGTGCCTGACCATAG GTACAAACTTTCTATCTTTGCTGGAGACGAGACAGGTGACACTGAATTTGTTCTCTTTGGACGTGTTGCTCAATGCCTCATCAAAAAGTCAGTTGATACATTGATTGCTGGGAATCTAGTTGGTTTCATTCCAAACGAGATCACAAGGCTCTTGGAAAAGGTTTTCATATGGAATGTCAGCTTCTCCGAGTACACAATACAATCTGGAAATGTCTCCTTCCAGGTCAATGCAACTATTGCAGAGATAGATACTGGAACTCATCTCCCAATGTCACCAGCAGGATCACAGCAATCGTCACTTATGCTCTCTCAAGATGCAAGTAACAGAATGCAGGGTACTCCACAGAAAGGCGAAGTCCTTACTTTGCCTTCATCACCGGTAACACCACAAGGTGGTAAAGCTGTTGCTGAATACAAG ACCACTCCTGACACAAGTGCCAAGACTTTACTCTCATCAGAGTCTGTCGATGCTCCAGAAACACTTGAGAAGTCACCAGCACCGACACAGGACAATATAGctgagataaatata ATGCAGATGCACCAGGTGGCTCCTCTACAACCAAGACACAGAACAGTGCTACGAAAAAAAG GTCGCGTCCTTCACCTAACAAGAAAGCTGCAAAGAAGTTGTTCACTGATGAAGATGCGGGGGGTGACACCGATCAAGGCTTTGCAGATGGCTCTGCTGAGCCTAG TGCAAACACAGATGCTTAGTTGCTTGAAAAGGAGCACACACATTTTGTCTCCCTATTTGCGGTCAGCCCTTTTGATATGTGTGTTATCTGGAGCACACACATTTTGCCATATTTTGGTCTAA
- the LOC136543946 gene encoding uncharacterized protein, producing the protein MAGATPTTASSAAAVVDPDAAAAESREERARAASQADPAAAAALQSTETHVRAAEQAATAAALQSMEACARSAEQVAAARLTKEERSRAAQAARDATAACAADAEREATVAQQERDAADA; encoded by the coding sequence ATGGCCGGCGCCACCCCCACCACCGCTTCCTCCGCTGCTGCTGTCGTCGATCCCGACGCCGCTGCTGCTGAGTCCAGGGAGGAGCGCGCCCGCGCTGCCTCGCAGGCCGaccccgccgctgccgctgccctcCAGTCCACGGAGACGCACGTCCGCGCGGCCGAGCAGGCCGCTACTGCCGCTGCCCTCCAGTCCATGGAGGCGTGTGCCCGCTCGGCCGAGCAGGTCGCTGCGGCTCGACTCACCAAGGAGGAGCGCTCCCGCGCGGCTCAGGCCGCTCGCGACGCCACCGCTGCTTGTGCGGCTGACGCCGAGCGCGAAGCCACCGTTGCTCAGCAGGAGCGGGACGCGGCTGATGCGTGA